One segment of Microbacterium arborescens DNA contains the following:
- a CDS encoding carboxylesterase/lipase family protein, producing MSVAADVANGEPLVRDTAAGRVRGVRRPDGTLAFLGIPYAQPPTGARRFGAPVTLDPWDGVRDATAYGPTPQRGDYGDTLIPEPSIPGDDTLSVNVFAPESSGEGADPRPVLVYIHGGGFVQGSPASPWYDGGSFARAGIVVVTVSYRLGFDGFGLLPGAPTNRAVRDWIAALEWVQANVSAFGGDPGDVTIAGQSAGGGAVLTLLGMPAAQHLFHRVLAISAALTNVPPARAATATGRLAAHLGIAPTREAFAGVDELVVLRRQQELESERQGSIVASVRSRLADGLTWGPVVDGDLVPRPTLDALAAGVGADKPLVLGTTDDEFTMVTDGLATSPLRLVPPALALGALGVGHAMRWRYIRDNRAQRRLGTAAFLGRYATDRVFRDTVPLVARARGAASTWAYRFSWPSPTKRWALHCLDVPFWWDALGADGVAKLAGEHPPQELADAMHGAAVSFVRTGDPGWPRWMPDERATRMFGAPPSVPTVVADGYASVRALVG from the coding sequence ATGAGCGTCGCTGCCGACGTCGCGAACGGCGAACCGCTCGTGCGAGACACCGCCGCGGGCCGCGTGCGCGGCGTCCGCCGGCCGGACGGAACCCTCGCCTTCCTCGGCATCCCTTACGCGCAGCCGCCGACCGGCGCACGCCGGTTCGGCGCCCCCGTCACGCTCGACCCCTGGGACGGCGTCCGCGACGCGACCGCGTACGGGCCGACCCCGCAGCGCGGCGACTACGGCGACACCCTCATTCCCGAGCCGTCGATCCCGGGCGACGACACCCTGTCGGTCAACGTCTTCGCACCGGAATCCTCCGGGGAGGGGGCCGACCCCCGCCCGGTGCTCGTCTACATCCACGGCGGCGGTTTCGTCCAGGGGTCGCCGGCGAGCCCGTGGTACGACGGCGGATCGTTCGCGCGGGCGGGAATCGTCGTGGTCACGGTCTCGTACCGACTGGGTTTCGACGGATTCGGACTGCTCCCCGGAGCCCCGACCAACCGCGCCGTGCGCGACTGGATCGCCGCCCTGGAGTGGGTGCAGGCGAACGTGTCCGCTTTCGGCGGGGACCCGGGTGACGTGACGATCGCCGGGCAGTCGGCCGGCGGCGGAGCAGTGCTCACCCTGCTCGGGATGCCGGCTGCCCAGCACCTGTTCCATCGCGTGCTGGCCATCTCGGCGGCCCTGACGAATGTGCCACCCGCCCGGGCCGCGACCGCCACCGGCCGGCTCGCCGCGCACCTCGGCATCGCGCCGACACGCGAGGCGTTCGCCGGCGTCGACGAGCTGGTCGTGCTCCGACGCCAACAGGAGCTCGAGTCGGAGCGGCAGGGCAGCATCGTGGCCTCGGTGCGCTCGCGCCTCGCCGACGGGCTCACCTGGGGTCCGGTCGTCGACGGAGACCTCGTGCCCCGCCCGACCCTCGACGCCCTCGCCGCCGGAGTCGGCGCCGACAAGCCGCTCGTGCTCGGCACGACCGACGACGAGTTCACGATGGTCACCGATGGGCTCGCCACGAGCCCGCTACGGCTCGTCCCGCCCGCGCTGGCGCTGGGCGCGCTCGGGGTCGGCCACGCGATGCGCTGGCGCTACATCCGGGACAACCGGGCGCAGCGACGACTCGGCACCGCGGCATTCCTCGGCCGCTACGCCACCGACCGCGTGTTCCGCGACACCGTGCCCCTCGTCGCCCGGGCACGAGGCGCCGCGTCGACCTGGGCCTACCGTTTCAGCTGGCCCTCGCCGACCAAGCGGTGGGCGCTGCACTGCCTCGATGTCCCGTTCTGGTGGGACGCCCTCGGCGCCGACGGTGTCGCGAAGCTCGCGGGCGAGCATCCGCCGCAGGAGCTGGCCGACGCGATGCACGGCGCCGCCGTGTCGTTCGTGCGCACCGGAGACCCGGGATGGCCGCGATGGATGCCGGACGAGCGGGCGACCCGCATGTTCGGTGCCCCGCCGTCGGTGCCGACGGTCGTGGCCGACGGCTACGCCTCGGTGCGGGCCCTCGTCGGCTGA
- a CDS encoding FtsX-like permease family protein, whose protein sequence is MSAAGLATASVPRPPAPLSPASAAPGGVRRVAVLTVLLSRPARQGSAAIVLPLTAFAVTTLLMLIVAGGTRMFLTDPRAGETAFLYGVLSVLALILLAVPTATLGAAAARLSSRRRNDRLSTLRLLGATNTEVGAMAVGEASVVALAGAVVGAAAYGAALPLVGLLPFFGGPVGAAAVWAGWPIVLAVIVGVALIATASAAASLRRVRLTPLGVRRRTDAPPRRTRTLVLSAIAIVVVGLVVAQFGSVASLLAPAASIALLLALFAGALALVNLIGTPIVAARGRSMARRARTAAQLIAGRELAAHAPTAWRRVSSIAMISFIAVVGGSGIAITELAGDETGTTLFADIRTGVLVTLGAGFILLAASVGVSQAASVLDDRELIVGLDRLGMEPTELARARRITVMLPLRWAAAGGAVVGAALALPIVGISLIVAPLTMAVIAATFAAGFGAVALALVASRPLVTAILRGSAG, encoded by the coding sequence ATGAGCGCGGCGGGCCTCGCGACGGCGTCGGTGCCGCGGCCGCCGGCTCCCCTGTCCCCAGCCTCCGCGGCGCCGGGCGGCGTGCGCCGCGTCGCCGTCCTGACCGTCCTGCTCTCCCGTCCGGCCCGTCAGGGGTCGGCGGCGATCGTCCTGCCGCTGACGGCCTTCGCCGTGACGACGCTGCTCATGCTCATCGTCGCCGGGGGCACGCGGATGTTCCTCACCGACCCGCGCGCGGGCGAGACGGCCTTCCTCTACGGTGTGCTGAGCGTGCTCGCGCTCATCCTCCTCGCCGTGCCGACCGCCACTCTCGGAGCCGCGGCCGCGCGCCTGTCGAGCCGTCGCCGCAACGACCGGCTCTCGACGCTGCGCCTCCTCGGCGCCACCAACACCGAGGTCGGCGCGATGGCCGTCGGGGAGGCATCCGTCGTCGCTCTCGCGGGAGCCGTGGTCGGTGCCGCCGCCTACGGCGCCGCACTGCCGCTGGTCGGGCTGCTCCCCTTCTTCGGCGGCCCCGTGGGCGCCGCCGCCGTGTGGGCGGGCTGGCCGATCGTCCTGGCCGTCATCGTCGGGGTCGCGCTCATCGCTACCGCGAGCGCGGCGGCGAGCCTGCGCCGCGTGCGGCTGACGCCTCTCGGTGTGCGCCGCCGCACGGATGCTCCGCCGCGACGTACCCGCACGCTCGTGCTCTCCGCGATCGCGATCGTCGTCGTGGGCCTGGTCGTCGCCCAGTTCGGCAGCGTGGCCTCGCTCCTGGCGCCCGCCGCGTCGATCGCGCTCCTGCTGGCGCTCTTCGCCGGTGCCCTCGCTCTGGTCAACCTCATCGGAACACCGATCGTCGCGGCCCGCGGCCGATCGATGGCGCGCCGAGCGCGGACGGCAGCACAGCTCATCGCCGGACGAGAACTCGCCGCCCACGCCCCCACCGCGTGGCGCCGGGTCTCGAGCATCGCGATGATCTCGTTCATCGCCGTCGTCGGCGGCAGCGGCATCGCGATCACCGAGCTCGCCGGCGACGAGACCGGCACGACGCTGTTCGCCGACATCCGCACGGGGGTCCTCGTCACTCTGGGCGCGGGCTTCATCCTGCTGGCCGCCTCGGTCGGCGTCAGTCAGGCGGCGTCGGTGCTCGACGACCGCGAGCTGATCGTGGGCCTCGACCGCCTCGGCATGGAACCCACGGAGCTCGCCCGGGCACGCCGCATCACGGTCATGCTGCCCCTGCGGTGGGCCGCCGCGGGCGGCGCGGTCGTCGGCGCGGCGCTGGCCCTGCCGATCGTGGGAATCAGCCTCATCGTCGCGCCCTTGACCATGGCCGTCATCGCCGCGACGTTCGCGGCGGGGTTCGGCGCGGTCGCACTCGCGCTCGTCGCCTCTCGTCCGCTCGTCACGGCGATCCTGCGCGGGTCCGCCGGGTGA
- a CDS encoding alpha/beta fold hydrolase, which translates to MPEFTDAHGVAIVYDIHPAQGEQRAVVQLLHGVGEHAGRYAELAGVLAAAGFTVYADDHRGHGRTGIRQHGDPRKLGRLGRGGLHAARDACAELTRIIERDHPGAPIVLLGHSWGSFLAQMLFDDRPDAYAGLVLSGSALRWPGSLNSGDLNAPWKAPGATGVEWLSTDAAVQRDFLDDPLTTTTPLPRLFGPLETLKLIGRPRRDLGVDVPVLLMVGRDDTVGGPRSVHRLADAYRTRSGLTDVTTLVYPGARHEIFNEAVRADVQADLLAWLDARFPRH; encoded by the coding sequence ATGCCCGAGTTCACCGACGCGCACGGGGTCGCGATCGTCTACGACATCCATCCCGCGCAGGGCGAGCAGCGGGCGGTCGTGCAGCTGCTGCACGGCGTCGGCGAGCACGCGGGCCGGTATGCCGAGCTCGCGGGGGTGCTCGCGGCCGCCGGCTTCACCGTCTACGCCGACGACCACCGCGGGCACGGACGCACCGGCATCCGCCAGCACGGCGACCCGCGCAAGCTGGGCCGCCTGGGTCGCGGTGGGCTGCACGCCGCGCGCGATGCGTGCGCCGAGCTGACCCGCATCATCGAGCGCGACCATCCCGGGGCGCCCATCGTGCTCCTCGGCCACTCGTGGGGATCGTTCCTCGCCCAGATGCTGTTCGACGATCGCCCCGACGCCTACGCGGGACTCGTCCTGTCGGGGTCGGCGCTGCGGTGGCCGGGTTCGTTGAACTCAGGCGACCTCAACGCGCCGTGGAAGGCTCCGGGTGCGACCGGCGTGGAGTGGCTGAGCACGGATGCCGCGGTCCAGCGGGACTTCCTCGACGATCCGCTCACCACGACGACGCCGTTGCCGCGCCTGTTCGGGCCGCTCGAGACGCTCAAGCTCATCGGCCGCCCCCGCCGCGACCTCGGGGTCGACGTCCCGGTGCTGCTGATGGTCGGCCGCGACGACACGGTGGGCGGCCCGCGAAGCGTGCACCGTCTCGCCGACGCTTATCGCACCCGCTCGGGGCTGACGGACGTGACGACGCTGGTGTACCCGGGAGCTCGTCACGAGATCTTCAACGAGGCGGTGCGGGCCGACGTGCAGGCGGATCTGCTCGCCTGGCTCGACGCCCGCTTCCCGCGGCACTGA
- a CDS encoding GNAT family N-acetyltransferase has product MSATVSVSLRPADPEDLPAVRELDRLCFPPGRDDVEPAHPDELENALAGGQITLAVIGESVVGMLQTERLGPEHVYLAALAVHPDRQRAGIGARLVRHFSDTVKGMSPRPSATTVTSPMNVAMIDLLTRSGFVGSRGIHAYFGPRKDRLYFQLKSRQLVADPDDRVLVPVAATEHLFDLLSADANAVTSVIKSVQGTFFEVSTFEVEDRPGLRADETSVSTGEAGAVLAALTFLLGFSLTIPDFSEALRIFLLVATILTLGATQIYANASGSLSRLQDDQFGLHMKWGNLLLEFGGVYPLVLVLPAVFADASDNVALSLATAIVVAVLVLAYEVSPFSISGRYRRNLVFYALAVITAAAPIAAAPLQALTGRDTTWVVLTAAILIVRLAYLIPAGRQELGARTRPRLMRRTRVSR; this is encoded by the coding sequence GTGTCTGCGACCGTCTCCGTCTCTCTCCGCCCCGCGGATCCCGAAGATCTCCCCGCCGTCCGGGAGCTCGACAGGCTGTGCTTCCCGCCCGGCCGCGACGATGTCGAACCGGCTCACCCCGACGAGCTCGAGAACGCGCTGGCGGGTGGCCAGATCACGCTCGCCGTCATCGGGGAGTCGGTGGTGGGGATGCTGCAGACCGAACGACTCGGCCCCGAGCACGTCTACCTCGCCGCGCTGGCGGTGCACCCCGACCGGCAGCGCGCGGGCATCGGCGCCCGCCTCGTCCGACACTTCTCCGACACCGTGAAGGGGATGTCGCCGCGCCCCTCGGCCACGACGGTGACCAGCCCCATGAACGTCGCGATGATCGACTTGCTCACCCGCAGCGGCTTCGTCGGGTCGCGCGGCATCCACGCCTACTTCGGCCCCCGCAAGGACCGCCTGTACTTCCAGCTGAAGAGCCGGCAGCTGGTCGCCGATCCCGACGACCGGGTGCTCGTCCCCGTCGCCGCGACCGAGCATCTGTTCGACCTGCTGAGCGCCGACGCCAACGCCGTCACCAGCGTGATCAAGAGCGTGCAGGGGACGTTCTTCGAGGTCTCGACCTTCGAGGTCGAGGACCGTCCCGGCCTGCGGGCCGACGAGACGTCCGTCAGCACCGGCGAGGCGGGGGCAGTCCTGGCGGCGCTCACCTTCCTGCTCGGCTTCTCTCTGACGATCCCCGACTTCTCCGAGGCACTGCGGATCTTCCTGCTGGTCGCCACGATCCTGACCCTCGGAGCGACACAGATCTACGCGAACGCGTCGGGCTCGCTGTCACGTCTTCAGGACGATCAGTTCGGGCTCCACATGAAGTGGGGCAACCTGCTGCTCGAGTTCGGCGGGGTCTATCCCCTCGTCCTCGTGCTCCCGGCAGTGTTCGCCGATGCGTCCGATAACGTCGCGCTCTCGCTCGCGACCGCGATCGTCGTCGCGGTCCTCGTCCTCGCGTACGAGGTGTCGCCGTTCTCGATCAGCGGCCGGTACCGACGCAACCTCGTGTTCTATGCGCTCGCGGTGATCACGGCGGCTGCTCCGATCGCCGCAGCCCCGCTGCAGGCTCTCACCGGGCGCGACACGACATGGGTCGTCCTGACGGCCGCGATCCTCATCGTGCGCCTCGCCTACTTGATCCCCGCCGGACGCCAGGAGCTCGGCGCCCGAACCCGACCCCGGCTGATGCGCCGGACGCGGGTGTCGCGATGA
- a CDS encoding lipoate--protein ligase family protein has translation MHGEYKVPGGKLVVVDLEVREGRIADFHLAGDFFLEPDDALADIDAAVTGLPEESDVATIAAAVRSALPDGAQLLGFTPESVGTAVRRAMITAPGWREFDWEVVHNRAVSPSMNLALDEVLTTRVGDGRRNPTLRIWEWNESAVVIGSFQSYRNEVDPEGAAKHGFDVVRRISGGGAMMMAANSIVTYSLYVPASLVAGLTFADSYAFLDDWVLEALRSLGIEATYQPLNDIASPSGKIGGAAQKRLANGGVLHHATLSYDMDGQVLTEVLRIGREKLSDKGTVSAAKRVDPLRSQTGLPRDAIIERFIEVFSKRYGAVPGTISDEEYAEAEALVESKFATDAWLKRVP, from the coding sequence ATGCACGGCGAATACAAGGTCCCCGGGGGAAAGCTGGTCGTCGTCGACCTCGAGGTGCGCGAGGGGCGCATCGCCGACTTCCACCTGGCCGGCGACTTCTTCCTCGAGCCCGACGACGCGCTCGCCGACATCGACGCGGCGGTGACGGGGCTTCCCGAGGAATCGGATGTCGCCACGATCGCGGCCGCCGTCCGCTCGGCGCTGCCCGACGGCGCCCAGCTTCTCGGCTTCACCCCGGAGTCGGTCGGCACGGCCGTGCGTCGCGCGATGATCACAGCTCCGGGTTGGCGCGAGTTCGACTGGGAGGTCGTCCACAACCGAGCGGTCTCGCCCAGCATGAACCTCGCGCTCGACGAGGTGCTCACCACCCGTGTCGGCGACGGCCGACGCAACCCCACGCTGCGCATCTGGGAGTGGAACGAGTCGGCCGTCGTGATCGGGTCGTTCCAGTCGTATCGCAACGAGGTCGACCCCGAGGGCGCTGCGAAGCACGGCTTCGACGTCGTGCGCCGCATCTCGGGCGGTGGCGCGATGATGATGGCGGCCAACTCGATCGTGACGTACTCGCTGTACGTGCCGGCATCCCTCGTGGCGGGGCTGACCTTCGCCGACTCGTACGCGTTCCTCGACGACTGGGTGCTCGAGGCGCTCCGCTCGCTCGGCATCGAGGCGACCTATCAGCCGCTCAACGACATCGCCTCGCCGTCGGGCAAGATCGGCGGCGCCGCGCAGAAGCGTCTGGCCAACGGCGGGGTGCTCCACCACGCCACGCTGTCGTACGACATGGACGGTCAGGTGCTCACCGAGGTGCTGCGCATCGGCCGCGAGAAGCTCAGCGACAAGGGCACCGTCTCGGCCGCCAAGCGTGTCGACCCGCTGCGCAGCCAGACGGGCCTGCCGCGCGACGCGATCATCGAGCGGTTCATCGAGGTGTTCTCGAAGCGCTACGGGGCCGTGCCGGGCACGATCTCCGATGAGGAGTACGCCGAGGCCGAAGCCCTCGTCGAGTCGAAGTTCGCGACCGACGCCTGGCTCAAGCGCGTCCCCTGA
- a CDS encoding ABC transporter ATP-binding protein, translating to MNPTIESAPVLEARGLVKRYGALTALDRVDLTVRAGEAVAIMGASGSGKTTLLHCLAAIIAPDSGSVRLTAPGTAARELVGMPDADRSAVRRSSLGFVFQDHLLLPELTAVENAALPLLLVGTARAAAEAHAAAWLGALGLAGMENRRIGELSGGQAQRVAIARAQVTGAPVVFADEPTGALDSTTSSEVLDALLHATTGQGRSLVVVTHDAEVARRCDRVLRMRDGRIVDSSVAEQSVAAARSAGTAEVTR from the coding sequence ATGAACCCCACCATCGAATCCGCCCCCGTCCTCGAAGCCAGGGGGCTCGTGAAGCGCTACGGGGCGCTCACCGCGCTCGACCGCGTCGACCTCACCGTGCGCGCGGGCGAAGCCGTCGCGATCATGGGCGCATCGGGGTCGGGCAAGACGACCCTCCTGCACTGCCTCGCCGCCATCATCGCGCCCGACTCCGGCTCGGTGCGACTCACCGCTCCCGGCACCGCGGCGCGTGAGCTCGTCGGGATGCCCGACGCCGACCGCTCGGCCGTGCGCCGCAGCAGCCTCGGGTTCGTCTTCCAGGACCACCTGCTGCTGCCCGAGCTCACCGCCGTCGAGAACGCCGCGCTGCCCCTGCTCCTGGTGGGCACCGCTCGTGCGGCCGCCGAGGCCCACGCCGCCGCATGGCTCGGCGCGCTCGGCCTCGCGGGCATGGAGAACCGCCGCATCGGCGAGCTGTCAGGCGGGCAGGCGCAGCGCGTCGCCATCGCCCGCGCGCAGGTGACCGGGGCCCCCGTGGTGTTCGCGGACGAGCCGACCGGCGCCCTCGACTCCACCACCTCGTCGGAGGTTCTCGACGCACTGCTGCACGCAACGACGGGTCAGGGACGCAGCCTCGTCGTGGTCACCCACGACGCCGAGGTCGCGCGCCGCTGCGACCGTGTCCTCCGGATGCGGGACGGCCGCATCGTCGACTCGTCCGTCGCCGAGCAGTCCGTCGCGGCGGCACGTTCGGCCGGTACCGCCGAGGTGACCCGATGA